The following are from one region of the Klebsiella aerogenes genome:
- the ompC gene encoding porin OmpC has protein sequence MKRKVLALVIPALLAAGAVHAAEIYNKDGNKLDLYGKVDGLHYFSSDSSKDGDQTYLRFGFKGETQINDLLTGYGQWEYNVQANNTESSGDQAWTRLAFAGIKAGDYGSFDYGRNYGVLYDVEAWTDMLPEFGGDSYTQSDNFMASRANGVATYRNSDFFGLVNGLNFALQYQGKNENQSSHEYNPSADQDGTANGDGRSVKNSNGDGFGLSSSYDLGMGVSVGAAYTSSDRTNEQTHQSTAGGDKADAWTAGVKYDANNIYLATMYSETRNMTPYGNQSGTIANKTQNFEVTAQYQFDFGLRPAISYLQSKGKDLVYKGQYADQDLVKYMDVGATYYFNRNMSTYVDYKINLLDGNDNFYKDNGISTDNIVALGLVYQF, from the coding sequence ATGAAAAGAAAAGTATTGGCACTGGTCATCCCGGCATTATTGGCTGCTGGCGCGGTTCACGCGGCGGAAATTTATAATAAAGATGGCAACAAATTAGATCTCTACGGCAAGGTTGACGGTTTACATTATTTCTCCAGCGACTCCAGTAAAGACGGTGACCAGACCTACCTGCGCTTCGGCTTTAAGGGCGAAACGCAAATCAACGATCTGCTGACCGGTTATGGCCAGTGGGAATACAACGTTCAGGCTAACAATACGGAAAGCTCTGGCGATCAGGCATGGACCCGTCTGGCGTTCGCCGGGATCAAAGCTGGCGACTACGGCTCATTCGACTATGGTCGTAACTACGGTGTCCTGTACGACGTGGAAGCCTGGACCGATATGCTGCCGGAGTTCGGCGGCGACTCTTATACCCAGTCCGACAACTTTATGGCCAGCCGCGCCAATGGGGTTGCCACCTACCGTAACAGCGATTTCTTCGGCCTGGTCAACGGCCTGAACTTCGCCCTGCAGTATCAGGGGAAAAACGAAAACCAGTCCAGCCATGAATATAATCCTTCCGCCGACCAGGACGGTACCGCAAATGGCGATGGCCGCAGCGTTAAAAACTCCAACGGCGACGGTTTCGGTCTCTCCTCATCCTATGATTTAGGTATGGGCGTCAGCGTAGGCGCAGCGTATACGTCATCTGATCGCACCAATGAACAGACCCATCAATCAACTGCTGGCGGCGATAAAGCGGATGCCTGGACCGCAGGCGTCAAATATGATGCGAACAACATCTATCTGGCGACGATGTATTCTGAAACCCGCAACATGACTCCGTACGGCAATCAGAGTGGCACGATTGCCAACAAAACTCAGAACTTTGAAGTGACCGCACAATACCAGTTCGACTTCGGTCTGCGTCCGGCGATTTCTTACCTGCAATCCAAAGGTAAGGATTTGGTCTACAAAGGTCAGTATGCCGATCAAGATCTGGTTAAATATATGGATGTCGGCGCGACTTATTACTTTAACCGTAATATGTCTACCTATGTTGATTACAAAATCAATCTGCTAGACGGCAATGACAACTTCTATAAAGACAACGGTATTTCTACCGACAATATCGTAGCACTGGGTTTGGTATATCAGTTCTAA
- the uspF gene encoding universal stress protein UspF has translation MSRMILVPIDISDKEFTQRVIRHVESEARVDDAQVHFLTVIPSLPYYASLGMAYTAELPAMDELRTESEAQLRELAKGFSIPEDRMHFHVAEGSPKDKILALAKSLPADLVIIASHRPDITTYLLGSNAAAVVRHAECSVLVVR, from the coding sequence ATGAGTAGAATGATTCTGGTACCCATTGATATTTCTGATAAAGAATTTACTCAACGTGTGATCCGCCACGTTGAATCCGAAGCCCGCGTCGATGACGCACAGGTGCATTTCCTGACCGTCATCCCATCGCTACCCTACTATGCTTCTCTGGGTATGGCCTACACCGCTGAACTCCCAGCCATGGATGAACTGCGTACCGAATCGGAAGCGCAACTGCGCGAACTGGCCAAAGGGTTCTCCATCCCGGAAGACAGAATGCATTTCCACGTGGCAGAAGGCTCGCCAAAAGACAAGATTCTGGCGCTGGCTAAATCGTTGCCCGCCGATCTGGTTATTATCGCTTCGCATCGCCCGGACATTACCACCTACCTGCTGGGTTCTAATGCCGCAGCGGTGGTACGCCATGCCGAATGTTCGGTACTGGTCGTCAGGTAA
- a CDS encoding alginate lyase family protein — protein MRISYIVFITTLMLSTYSTASFASANTCSTTYDMKFVRSQIQKVKSSDAALSPSAMQHVHTEGLLPGQGIHDQSIQAEKDLRLMQVSAVAWRNGMGDEWLDTAKKHLLAWVGIYQPNLNPIDESAFDQMIQTYSIVKPSLSEEQRRTINKYFYDWASEYISQMNNAPNKSTWSNNWQSHRVKLITLMAVATNNDHLFAESRRLFQKQINANIDSDGETLDFKQRDAIHYVVYDLQPLVQAALAAKRMGEDWYHWTAPDGASLAKAVNWLTPYVNGEQTHNEFVNSRVKFDAVRKQDGIKGFNGLFRPEMAKELYWASSAFEPSLASLAQKLSPTPPLFMDWCN, from the coding sequence ATGCGTATTTCATACATAGTATTTATAACCACGTTGATGCTGAGTACCTATAGCACCGCATCGTTCGCCTCGGCAAATACCTGTTCTACAACGTATGATATGAAGTTTGTGCGTTCACAAATCCAAAAAGTTAAGAGCTCAGATGCCGCGCTTTCACCTTCGGCCATGCAGCATGTGCATACCGAAGGTTTGTTACCAGGCCAGGGCATTCATGATCAAAGCATTCAAGCAGAGAAAGACCTGAGATTGATGCAAGTAAGCGCTGTAGCCTGGAGAAATGGTATGGGAGATGAATGGCTGGATACCGCAAAAAAACACTTGCTTGCATGGGTTGGCATATATCAACCGAACCTCAATCCTATCGATGAAAGTGCATTTGATCAAATGATTCAAACTTATTCAATTGTGAAGCCCAGTCTATCTGAAGAACAAAGAAGAACTATCAACAAATATTTCTATGACTGGGCAAGTGAATATATTTCTCAGATGAACAATGCACCAAACAAAAGTACATGGTCTAATAACTGGCAAAGCCACAGAGTGAAATTGATAACCTTGATGGCAGTTGCTACAAACAATGATCATCTCTTTGCTGAATCAAGACGTTTATTCCAGAAACAAATTAACGCAAATATTGATAGTGATGGAGAAACTCTTGATTTCAAGCAGCGCGATGCTATCCACTATGTTGTTTATGACTTACAGCCATTAGTGCAGGCGGCGCTGGCAGCCAAGAGAATGGGCGAGGACTGGTATCACTGGACCGCTCCTGACGGGGCATCGCTAGCAAAAGCAGTAAACTGGCTCACACCTTATGTTAACGGGGAGCAGACTCATAATGAATTTGTTAACTCCCGGGTTAAATTCGATGCTGTAAGAAAGCAGGACGGCATTAAGGGATTTAATGGCTTATTCCGTCCAGAAATGGCTAAGGAGCTTTATTGGGCCTCATCAGCTTTCGAACCTTCCCTGGCATCATTAGCGCAAAAACTCTCGCCAACCCCGCCACTATTCATGGACTGGTGTAATTAA
- the ttcA gene encoding tRNA 2-thiocytidine(32) synthetase TtcA, whose product MQENQEISKKEKYNIDKLQKRLRRNVGEAIADFNMIEDGDRIMVCLSGGKDSYTMLEILRSLQKSAPISFSLIAVNLDQKQPGFPEHILPEYLEQLGVEYKIVEENTYGIVKEKIPEGKTTCSLCSRLRRGILYRTATELGATKIALGHHRDDILQTLFLNMFYGGKMKGMPPKLMSDDGKHIVIRPLAYCREKDIERFSQAKGFPIIPCNLCGSQPNLQRQVIADMLRDWDKRYPGRIETMFSAMQNVVPSHLSDVNLFDFKAITHGSAVVDGGDLAFDREEIPLQPAGWQPEEEETQLDELRLNVVEVK is encoded by the coding sequence ATGCAAGAAAATCAAGAAATTAGCAAAAAAGAAAAATACAACATCGACAAACTGCAGAAACGTCTGCGCCGGAATGTCGGTGAAGCGATCGCCGACTTCAACATGATTGAAGATGGCGACCGCATTATGGTCTGTCTTTCCGGCGGCAAAGATAGCTACACCATGCTGGAAATTCTGCGTAGCCTGCAGAAAAGCGCGCCGATCTCCTTCTCGCTGATTGCCGTTAACCTCGACCAGAAGCAACCAGGCTTCCCGGAGCACATTCTGCCAGAGTATCTGGAGCAGTTGGGCGTCGAATACAAAATTGTCGAAGAAAACACTTACGGCATCGTGAAAGAGAAGATCCCGGAAGGTAAAACCACCTGTTCCCTGTGCTCTCGTCTGCGCCGCGGCATCCTTTACCGCACCGCGACCGAACTGGGCGCGACTAAAATCGCCCTCGGCCACCATCGCGACGACATCCTGCAGACCCTGTTCCTCAACATGTTCTACGGCGGCAAAATGAAAGGTATGCCGCCGAAGCTGATGAGCGATGATGGCAAGCACATCGTTATCCGCCCGCTGGCCTACTGCCGCGAAAAAGATATTGAGCGTTTCTCGCAGGCCAAAGGCTTCCCGATCATTCCTTGTAACCTGTGTGGTTCCCAGCCGAACCTGCAACGCCAGGTGATCGCCGATATGCTGCGCGATTGGGATAAACGCTATCCTGGCCGGATCGAAACGATGTTCAGCGCGATGCAGAACGTGGTGCCGTCGCACCTGAGTGATGTCAATTTGTTTGATTTTAAAGCGATCACCCACGGCTCTGCGGTGGTTGACGGCGGCGATCTGGCATTTGACCGCGAAGAGATCCCACTGCAGCCTGCGGGCTGGCAGCCGGAAGAAGAAGAGACTCAGTTAGATGAACTGCGTCTGAACGTGGTTGAAGTGAAATAA
- the dbpA gene encoding ATP-dependent RNA helicase DbpA, protein MTAFSTLNLLPEAQLNNLNELGYHAMTPVQAAALPAILAGQDVRVQAKTGSGKTAAFGLGLLQHVDAGLFQTQSLVLCPTRELADQVAGELRRLARFLPNIKILTLCGGQPFGAQRDSLQHAPHIIVATPGRLLDHLQKGTVSLDALQTLVMDEADRMLDMGFSDAIDEVIRFAPASRQTLLFSATWPEAIAAISGRVQQDPQTIEIDSVDALPAIEQQFFDVSRHSKISLLQKLLSQHQPASCVVFCNTKRDCQAVCDALNAAGQSALSLHGDLEQRDRDQTLVRFANGSARVLVATDVAARGLDIKSLELVVNFELAWDPEVHVHRIGRTARAGERGLAISFCAPEEAQRANILAEMLQIKLNWVNAPTGSHIAPLQAEMATLCIDGGKKAKMRPGDVLGALTGDMGFDGADIGKINVHPAHVYVAIRQGVAQKAYKQLQNGKIKGKSCRVRLLK, encoded by the coding sequence GTGACCGCTTTTTCAACACTGAACCTTTTGCCCGAAGCTCAACTGAACAACCTCAACGAATTGGGATACCACGCGATGACGCCGGTGCAAGCCGCCGCATTGCCTGCGATCCTGGCGGGGCAGGATGTACGTGTACAGGCGAAAACCGGCAGCGGTAAAACGGCGGCCTTTGGTCTGGGATTGCTGCAACACGTTGACGCCGGTCTGTTCCAGACCCAATCACTGGTGCTGTGCCCGACCCGCGAACTGGCGGATCAGGTTGCCGGCGAGCTGCGCCGCCTGGCGCGCTTCCTGCCGAACATTAAGATTTTAACGCTCTGCGGCGGTCAGCCTTTCGGCGCGCAGCGTGATTCCTTACAACACGCGCCGCATATTATCGTCGCCACGCCCGGTCGCCTGCTCGATCATCTGCAGAAGGGCACCGTATCGTTGGATGCCCTGCAAACGCTGGTGATGGATGAAGCTGATCGTATGCTTGATATGGGCTTCAGCGACGCCATCGATGAAGTGATTCGTTTTGCGCCAGCTTCGCGCCAGACCTTGCTGTTCTCCGCCACCTGGCCGGAGGCGATTGCGGCGATTAGCGGCCGGGTGCAGCAAGACCCGCAAACGATTGAAATTGATAGCGTTGATGCGTTGCCAGCCATCGAACAGCAGTTCTTCGATGTCTCCCGGCATAGCAAAATCTCGCTGCTGCAGAAATTGCTCAGCCAGCATCAGCCAGCGTCCTGCGTGGTGTTTTGCAATACCAAACGCGATTGCCAGGCTGTCTGCGATGCGCTAAACGCCGCCGGGCAGAGCGCACTGTCGCTGCATGGCGATCTGGAACAACGTGACCGCGACCAGACGTTGGTGCGTTTTGCCAACGGCAGTGCTCGTGTACTGGTGGCCACCGATGTCGCGGCGCGTGGACTGGATATCAAATCGCTGGAGCTGGTGGTTAACTTTGAGCTGGCGTGGGATCCGGAAGTTCACGTTCACCGCATTGGCCGTACCGCCCGTGCAGGCGAGCGCGGGCTGGCGATTAGCTTCTGTGCGCCGGAAGAGGCACAGCGCGCCAATATTCTCGCGGAAATGCTGCAAATAAAGCTGAACTGGGTCAATGCGCCGACGGGCAGCCACATTGCGCCGCTGCAGGCGGAAATGGCGACCTTGTGTATCGATGGCGGCAAGAAGGCGAAAATGCGTCCGGGCGATGTGCTGGGCGCGTTAACTGGCGATATGGGATTTGATGGTGCGGATATCGGTAAGATTAACGTGCATCCCGCGCATGTCTATGTCGCAATCCGTCAGGGAGTGGCGCAGAAAGCGTATAAGCAACTGCAAAATGGCAAGATCAAGGGCAAGTCCTGCCGCGTACGTCTGCTGAAGTAA